A single Cryomorphaceae bacterium DNA region contains:
- a CDS encoding SprB repeat-containing protein, with amino-acid sequence MVVSNVDITDVACAGQPTGAVAITASGGVGGFTYAWSNGGNTDAIAGLLAGDYTVTVTSGSCTVVETYTVNEPANAFAAGIDNANTQEIDCFGGTATAAVTASGGSMPYTYEWSTGANGVTSISGLAPGIYEVTVSDNSGGACPPQEFGFTFTEPGLLSASVTNVIDVTCNGDSDGQVTVSISGGTAPYVWGEPLLAPGSANPVTGSSFTVTVSAGQYAFQVQDANGCGPSTVNVTVVEPDAISVTATDINNVTCNGNADGSIDVTLSGGAGGYTYTWVQGGTSIFGGGGSQASIGGLEGGSYDLTVTDANGCEAFFTYNVIEPTSLSGSGTVTNILCAGDNNGSIDLTVTDGTPPYTFSWNNGATTEDISGLSAGTYDVFVEDANGCVTFGNLFFTVTEPTALTVVATVNGQDVTCNGGSDGAIDLDVSGGTMPYSYMWNTGDMTEDLSGLTAGLYNVVVTDANGCTAPLAVSISEPDAITISGGATDISCAGAGDGSIAVTISGGTPGYNYVWLESGTAFDGGNFPITSQTGLDAGSYELSVTDNNGCQESFFFTINDPAPIAVSVTPTAPDCPGDFGAATASVSGGTMPYTYLWSTGAISATETGLLAAGSPYSVTVTDANGCTGVGSVTIVDPSPVTVSVDATDISCFGAADGSAVASASGGAGGYTYTWSNTQSGANISGLTAGAYSVTAMDANGCSATASITITEPAELTVVVNSVTDAPCFGENGTVVLDVDGGTQFTGAPGEPANPNGYPYIYTWSGGTTTIMDHIADGVPAGNYTVMVTDRNGCTAMTTVSVGEPALLEATATGTNPSCGGAADGTASVAATGGTMPYSYAWSNGMTMQNIAGLAGGTYDVTVTDANGCTATSSVTLMDPDPVAIASADIKNSCNPGTDGAVTLNVTGGDGNYTYLWSDGQTSNPATGLAAGSYSVTVNDGNGCGPATGNYVITQPAAPLEVANFNRTDVTCAGGMDGEIDNGGTTGGTPPYTYLWSNAATTPDISNLGAGNYSVTVTDAVGCTVVYLNIIINEPAAIVITNDPANKTDLDCFGDTDAFISVTASGGTGMLSYSWSNGVNGQSISGVPGGVYTVNVTDANGCVESVSYTVTEPAAITVTGTTTDPSCAAGSGSVDLVVSGGTPNYSYVWSNGDAGSTAGPITLVAGNGTYGLTVTDANGCEYTNSYTLTAPASIAITETITPTSCNSGSDTYSPDGSVSVSVTGGTAPYVYSWNGGMTTTSNSLSGLAAGATVSVVVTDANGCSATESYNVGEAPAVTVIDDIVNNTACAKGTAGEIHITASGGTGALSYAWEGPNGPVAGTTDLLNLVSGNYSLTITDANGCEFDFPFFVADGTDPATVALTLGNVTCNGANDGSIEIDVTSGNGPYIVVTTDGAGATVDSTFLTAPFAPIVINSLAPGSYSIAVIDQNGCPAAGATASITEPTKLVTSVVSTTDASCFGLADGSFVFNIDQGTQPYDMVWSNGTTAGSGMLTGLSDNTFPGTAWEGTIGGLAAGTYDITVTDAQGCKEFDQAVIGQPSDLTITFTGKDDIDCFGDTTGSAVANISGGSGVYTYQWYAGQYPGPITPLAGQSGMVVNGMANAVNLGVGFYTIEVDDLVGGCTYYAVFEETGPAPIVVDLVSDASVTCNGGTDATASVTISGGVAPYAWVVSGATNASGSIATDGGSNTFTGLGAGTYFVDVTDANGCTVPQASFTITEPAGLTVVTAADSILCPGGFNATASVVSVTGGIPPYSYLWSTGGTGMSTGVNVDGNPLFAGTYTVAITDATGQCATTVSVDVYEPMPVGGTAVVTDVACAGDCSTSLIDLTPTGGTAPYTYYWRASVNGVPTGPVLSTVQDPAGLCAGEYTVRINDKYGCEGFATFTIGTATTLVVTGVDTDVLCKGDATGAIDLSVTGGTAPYMYDWTNGATTEDISGLAAGSYSVVVEDANGCTTVQSFVITEPFSSLYASVIGFTDVSCNGGMDGTADIYVVGGTLPYSYMWSNGSMVQDPTDLMAGVNSVTITDANGCQEFLSVTISEPASALASGVESVTNIDVTERQLSDRHQRIRRNISIHVCMDER; translated from the coding sequence TTGGTTGTTTCTAATGTAGATATTACAGATGTAGCATGTGCTGGTCAGCCGACTGGTGCGGTTGCAATTACTGCGAGTGGTGGTGTTGGAGGTTTCACTTACGCTTGGAGTAATGGTGGAAACACGGATGCGATTGCTGGCTTGTTGGCCGGTGACTATACCGTAACAGTAACAAGCGGAAGCTGTACTGTTGTAGAGACGTATACTGTTAATGAGCCTGCGAATGCATTTGCTGCAGGAATTGACAATGCAAATACACAAGAGATTGATTGTTTTGGTGGAACAGCTACTGCAGCAGTGACTGCAAGTGGAGGTTCAATGCCATATACATACGAGTGGAGTACTGGTGCAAATGGAGTAACGAGTATTTCAGGATTGGCACCAGGTATCTATGAAGTAACAGTTAGCGACAACAGTGGTGGCGCATGTCCTCCACAAGAGTTTGGATTCACGTTTACGGAGCCAGGTTTGTTGTCTGCTTCTGTGACGAACGTAATTGACGTAACCTGTAACGGAGACTCAGACGGTCAAGTGACTGTGTCGATTTCTGGAGGTACTGCACCATATGTATGGGGTGAGCCATTGTTGGCCCCAGGAAGTGCTAACCCAGTAACAGGTTCAAGCTTTACTGTAACGGTAAGTGCCGGACAGTACGCTTTCCAAGTGCAGGATGCAAATGGCTGTGGACCATCTACGGTTAACGTAACGGTTGTTGAGCCAGATGCGATTTCAGTTACAGCGACAGATATTAACAATGTAACGTGTAACGGAAACGCAGACGGAAGCATTGATGTGACTTTGAGTGGTGGAGCAGGTGGATACACCTACACATGGGTTCAAGGTGGAACCAGCATCTTCGGTGGTGGTGGATCACAAGCAAGTATTGGAGGCCTTGAAGGAGGATCATATGACTTGACCGTAACAGATGCTAACGGATGCGAGGCATTCTTTACGTACAATGTTATTGAGCCAACATCTTTGAGCGGATCAGGAACAGTGACCAACATTTTGTGTGCTGGTGACAACAATGGTTCGATTGACCTTACAGTAACAGATGGAACACCGCCTTATACCTTTAGCTGGAATAACGGTGCAACCACAGAAGATATTAGCGGATTGTCCGCCGGTACCTACGACGTATTTGTCGAAGATGCCAATGGCTGTGTCACTTTTGGTAACCTGTTCTTTACAGTAACAGAGCCAACTGCACTTACAGTAGTGGCTACCGTGAACGGACAAGATGTAACCTGTAACGGAGGTAGCGACGGAGCTATCGACTTGGATGTATCTGGAGGTACAATGCCATACAGCTACATGTGGAACACAGGTGACATGACTGAAGATCTTAGCGGTTTGACTGCTGGATTGTATAATGTAGTTGTAACAGACGCGAACGGGTGTACTGCTCCTTTGGCAGTGAGCATTAGCGAGCCAGATGCAATTACAATTTCAGGTGGAGCAACAGATATTTCATGTGCAGGAGCTGGTGATGGTAGCATTGCTGTAACCATCAGCGGTGGAACACCAGGATACAATTATGTATGGTTGGAGTCTGGAACTGCATTTGACGGAGGAAACTTCCCAATCACTTCACAAACAGGATTGGATGCTGGATCTTACGAATTGAGCGTAACGGATAACAATGGATGTCAGGAGAGCTTCTTCTTTACCATTAACGATCCTGCCCCAATTGCAGTAAGTGTAACGCCAACAGCTCCAGATTGTCCTGGAGACTTTGGAGCGGCAACAGCTTCAGTGAGTGGAGGAACAATGCCATACACCTACTTGTGGAGCACGGGAGCAATCTCAGCTACAGAAACTGGATTGTTGGCAGCTGGATCACCTTACTCAGTAACGGTAACAGATGCAAACGGATGTACAGGAGTTGGATCAGTAACAATTGTTGATCCTAGCCCAGTAACAGTATCTGTAGACGCAACAGACATCTCTTGTTTCGGAGCCGCTGACGGATCAGCTGTAGCTTCTGCTTCAGGTGGTGCTGGTGGTTATACTTATACTTGGAGTAACACTCAATCAGGTGCGAACATCAGTGGCTTGACTGCTGGAGCGTACTCTGTAACTGCAATGGACGCGAACGGATGTTCAGCTACAGCGAGTATTACGATCACTGAGCCTGCAGAATTGACTGTTGTAGTAAACAGTGTAACGGATGCGCCATGTTTTGGTGAGAACGGAACAGTAGTATTGGATGTAGACGGAGGAACTCAGTTTACTGGTGCGCCAGGAGAGCCTGCTAATCCAAACGGATATCCATACATCTACACTTGGTCAGGTGGTACAACTACGATCATGGACCACATTGCTGATGGAGTACCAGCAGGTAACTACACAGTAATGGTAACTGATCGCAACGGTTGTACAGCGATGACAACGGTAAGTGTTGGTGAGCCAGCATTGTTGGAAGCGACTGCAACGGGAACAAACCCAAGTTGTGGTGGAGCTGCTGACGGAACGGCAAGTGTTGCTGCGACTGGAGGTACTATGCCATACAGCTATGCATGGAGCAACGGAATGACGATGCAAAACATCGCCGGTCTTGCTGGTGGAACATATGATGTAACGGTAACGGATGCTAATGGATGTACGGCGACATCGTCTGTAACCTTGATGGATCCAGATCCAGTTGCAATTGCATCAGCAGATATTAAGAATTCATGTAACCCTGGAACAGACGGAGCGGTAACGCTTAATGTAACAGGAGGAGACGGAAACTACACCTACTTGTGGAGTGACGGTCAGACATCAAACCCAGCGACAGGATTGGCTGCTGGATCATACAGTGTGACGGTTAACGACGGAAACGGATGTGGACCGGCAACAGGAAACTATGTCATCACTCAACCAGCTGCTCCATTGGAGGTAGCGAACTTCAACCGTACGGACGTAACATGTGCCGGAGGTATGGACGGAGAGATTGACAACGGTGGAACAACAGGAGGAACACCTCCATACACGTACTTGTGGAGCAACGCTGCAACGACACCAGACATCTCGAACCTAGGAGCAGGAAACTACTCTGTAACGGTAACAGATGCGGTAGGATGTACGGTAGTATACTTGAACATCATCATCAATGAGCCAGCGGCGATTGTTATCACTAACGATCCTGCGAACAAGACAGATTTGGATTGCTTCGGAGACACAGATGCGTTTATCTCTGTAACGGCAAGTGGTGGAACAGGAATGTTGAGCTACTCTTGGAGTAACGGTGTTAACGGTCAATCGATCAGCGGCGTACCAGGAGGAGTGTACACTGTGAATGTTACAGATGCGAACGGATGTGTTGAGAGCGTATCTTACACAGTTACCGAGCCAGCTGCAATCACGGTTACAGGAACAACTACAGATCCTAGCTGTGCTGCTGGAAGTGGTTCAGTTGATTTGGTTGTTTCAGGTGGTACACCAAACTACTCTTATGTATGGAGTAACGGTGATGCTGGTTCAACTGCAGGCCCAATCACGTTGGTAGCTGGAAACGGTACATACGGATTGACTGTAACTGATGCCAACGGATGTGAGTACACGAACTCATACACATTGACTGCTCCTGCATCGATTGCGATTACGGAGACGATTACACCGACGAGCTGTAACAGTGGTTCGGACACTTACTCACCAGACGGAAGCGTATCTGTATCGGTGACTGGTGGAACGGCACCATATGTATACTCTTGGAATGGAGGAATGACAACAACGAGCAACTCTTTGTCTGGATTGGCAGCGGGAGCGACAGTATCAGTTGTTGTAACGGATGCTAACGGATGTAGCGCTACAGAGAGCTACAACGTAGGAGAGGCTCCAGCAGTAACAGTCATTGATGACATTGTAAACAATACAGCTTGTGCTAAGGGTACAGCGGGAGAGATCCACATCACTGCTAGCGGTGGTACTGGAGCGTTGAGCTACGCTTGGGAAGGTCCTAACGGTCCTGTAGCGGGTACAACAGACCTGTTGAACTTAGTATCAGGAAACTATAGCTTGACCATCACAGATGCGAACGGATGTGAGTTTGACTTCCCATTCTTCGTAGCTGATGGAACGGATCCAGCGACAGTAGCCTTGACTTTGGGTAATGTAACGTGTAATGGAGCGAATGATGGAAGCATCGAAATTGATGTAACCTCTGGAAACGGACCATATATTGTAGTAACAACGGACGGAGCAGGAGCGACGGTAGACAGTACCTTCTTGACTGCACCATTTGCGCCGATTGTGATCAACAGCTTGGCACCGGGATCATACTCAATTGCAGTAATTGATCAGAACGGATGTCCTGCAGCTGGAGCTACAGCGAGCATTACAGAGCCTACGAAGTTGGTCACCAGCGTAGTATCTACTACGGATGCGAGCTGCTTCGGATTGGCTGATGGATCGTTTGTTTTCAACATCGACCAGGGTACTCAACCATACGACATGGTATGGTCAAATGGTACAACTGCTGGTAGCGGAATGTTGACTGGATTGAGCGACAACACGTTCCCAGGAACAGCATGGGAAGGAACGATCGGTGGTTTGGCCGCTGGTACTTATGACATTACAGTAACGGATGCACAGGGATGTAAAGAGTTTGACCAAGCAGTGATTGGTCAGCCTTCAGACTTGACCATCACGTTTACAGGAAAAGACGATATCGACTGCTTCGGTGATACTACTGGATCAGCGGTAGCGAATATCTCAGGAGGTTCAGGAGTATACACTTACCAGTGGTATGCTGGTCAGTACCCAGGACCAATCACTCCACTTGCTGGTCAGTCTGGCATGGTAGTGAATGGAATGGCGAATGCTGTGAACTTGGGAGTAGGCTTCTACACCATCGAAGTAGATGACTTAGTAGGAGGATGTACGTATTACGCAGTCTTTGAGGAGACTGGTCCTGCACCAATCGTAGTTGATTTGGTTAGCGATGCGAGCGTAACATGTAACGGAGGAACGGATGCGACAGCTTCTGTGACCATCTCAGGTGGTGTAGCTCCATACGCATGGGTAGTAAGCGGAGCGACAAACGCTAGTGGTTCAATTGCCACTGACGGAGGTAGCAACACCTTCACAGGATTGGGAGCTGGAACGTACTTCGTAGATGTAACAGACGCGAACGGATGTACTGTGCCACAAGCGAGCTTCACGATTACTGAGCCAGCTGGCTTGACAGTTGTGACTGCAGCGGACAGCATCTTGTGTCCAGGTGGATTTAACGCAACGGCTTCTGTAGTAAGCGTAACAGGAGGTATTCCTCCATACAGCTACTTGTGGAGTACTGGTGGTACTGGAATGAGCACTGGTGTGAATGTTGACGGAAACCCATTGTTTGCCGGAACATACACGGTAGCCATTACCGATGCTACGGGACAATGTGCCACTACAGTAAGCGTAGATGTATACGAGCCAATGCCAGTAGGTGGAACAGCAGTAGTAACGGATGTTGCTTGTGCTGGAGACTGCTCAACTTCATTGATTGACTTGACTCCTACAGGAGGAACAGCGCCATACACGTACTACTGGAGAGCTTCAGTAAACGGAGTGCCTACAGGACCAGTATTGAGTACAGTACAGGATCCAGCTGGATTGTGTGCGGGTGAGTATACAGTACGCATCAACGATAAGTACGGTTGTGAAGGCTTTGCCACATTCACCATCGGAACTGCGACTACTTTGGTTGTCACAGGAGTTGATACGGATGTTCTTTGTAAAGGAGACGCTACAGGAGCGATTGACTTGAGCGTAACTGGAGGAACAGCACCATACATGTATGACTGGACCAACGGAGCTACTACAGAAGATATCAGCGGATTGGCTGCAGGATCTTACAGTGTAGTAGTAGAGGATGCTAACGGATGTACAACGGTACAGAGCTTTGTTATCACAGAGCCATTCTCAAGCTTGTATGCTTCTGTAATCGGCTTTACGGATGTAAGCTGTAACGGAGGAATGGATGGAACAGCAGATATCTACGTAGTAGGTGGAACGCTTCCATACAGCTACATGTGGAGCAACGGATCAATGGTACAAGACCCAACCGACCTTATGGCGGGTGTGAACTCAGTAACCATTACCGATGCGAACGGATGTCAAGAATTCTTGAGTGTAACCATCTCTGAACCTGCATCAGCTTTGGCTAGCGGAGTAGAGAGTGTAACCAATATTGATGTAACGGAGCGACAACTGAGCGATCGACATCAGCGTATCAGGAGGAACATCTCCATACACGTATGCATGGACGAGCGATGA
- a CDS encoding SprB repeat-containing protein has protein sequence MSNLYYQVSSGSSPTGDPGTVSSKNRGSVLSKGFTSFLAMAFFLLVGNVAHAQLAATLFVDQDVTCNGGTDGIIRLTASGGPVPYSYAWSDGATSDQNTPDGTVAPDGSTFSLFGSTRTGVAAGVYSVTVTDNAAGTAVAMSVTVTQPDAIAVIAAGTDLACNGDNSGSISTTVAEVRHHTPIPGQTERPVRTQVGWQLERTI, from the coding sequence ATGAGTAACCTCTACTATCAGGTTTCAAGCGGATCAAGTCCAACGGGCGATCCAGGAACCGTTTCGTCGAAAAACAGAGGATCTGTATTGTCAAAAGGCTTTACTAGCTTTTTGGCTATGGCATTCTTTCTGTTAGTGGGAAATGTAGCCCACGCGCAGTTAGCTGCTACTTTGTTTGTGGACCAGGATGTCACCTGTAACGGTGGCACGGACGGTATCATTCGTTTGACTGCTTCAGGCGGTCCAGTACCTTATTCCTATGCATGGAGTGACGGTGCGACTTCAGATCAAAACACACCTGATGGTACAGTAGCGCCGGACGGGTCAACCTTCTCTTTGTTTGGTTCGACACGTACAGGAGTTGCTGCCGGGGTTTACAGTGTTACAGTGACAGACAATGCAGCGGGAACAGCTGTAGCGATGTCGGTAACGGTAACCCAACCGGATGCAATTGCGGTAATCGCAGCTGGAACTGACTTGGCTTGTAATGGAGACAATTCAGGATCTATCTCGACTACAGTAGCGGAGGTACGGCACCATACACCTATACCTGGACAAACGGAGCGGCCGGTGCGAACCCAAGTGGGTTGGCAGCTGGAACGTACGATTTGA
- a CDS encoding ABC-F family ATP-binding cassette domain-containing protein, which produces MISVTQLRHEFGGDALFKEVSFQVKPADRIGLTGKNGAGKSTLLKLLAGWMSPSAGSISKPREFTIGYLPQDITPEGERTVREEAGLAFAGIKEMNERIEQINQELLERTDYESDSYMELIQELTNTQERFHLIGGDQVEEQLEKVLFGLGFKSNELDRSLSTFSGGWRMRVELAKLLLSKHDLLLLDEPTNHLDIEAILWLEDFLKDHEGAIMMISHDRQFLDAVTKRTIEIINGGIEDYSAHYSKYLVLREERREKLIQAKKNQDKDIERQKQLIEKFRYKDSKAAFAQSLIKKLDKLERIEVDDYHQKSVRFTFPEVPRSGKDVIKLEEVGKNYSDRWVLEHVDFELLRGDRWAFVGQNGQGKTTLAKIIVGALRADAGNRNLGTNVHLAYYAQDQAESLDPNQTVLESVESVAPNDVRPRVRAMLGAFLFSGETVDKKVSVLSGGERARLAMCRLLTKPVNFLVLDEPTNHLDMISKDALKEALLTFEGTLLVVSHDRHFLKGLTDRVLEFSDGSVKPHLGDIEYFLSERKASDMREVEKRSVEEKATVVKEAAKNAGPSYKERKQILRNLSKWEKKVEELSSTVKEMEARMTSDEFGALDFSEQQKHYVQHEESVSALEKAEEEWTIWSIKSEELT; this is translated from the coding sequence ATGATATCAGTCACACAACTCCGTCATGAATTCGGCGGAGACGCTTTATTCAAAGAGGTCAGCTTCCAAGTGAAACCTGCAGACCGAATTGGTCTCACAGGAAAGAACGGAGCTGGAAAGTCCACTCTGCTCAAGCTCCTTGCGGGCTGGATGAGCCCATCCGCGGGCTCCATCAGTAAACCTCGTGAGTTCACCATTGGCTACTTACCCCAGGACATCACTCCTGAAGGAGAGCGTACTGTCCGTGAGGAAGCCGGCCTGGCCTTTGCCGGCATTAAAGAAATGAATGAGCGCATTGAGCAAATTAACCAAGAACTCCTGGAGCGAACCGACTACGAATCCGACAGCTACATGGAGCTCATTCAAGAACTGACCAATACCCAAGAGCGTTTTCATTTAATCGGTGGTGACCAAGTCGAAGAGCAACTGGAAAAGGTCCTATTTGGTTTAGGCTTCAAGTCCAACGAATTGGATCGATCACTTTCGACCTTTTCGGGAGGATGGCGCATGCGCGTAGAACTCGCAAAGCTCTTACTTTCAAAGCACGATCTCTTACTGCTCGATGAGCCTACCAACCACCTCGACATCGAGGCCATCCTTTGGCTCGAAGACTTCCTAAAGGATCACGAGGGCGCCATCATGATGATTTCTCACGACCGACAGTTCCTCGATGCCGTCACCAAGCGCACCATTGAAATCATCAACGGAGGAATCGAAGATTACTCAGCACATTACTCGAAGTACCTCGTGCTCAGAGAAGAACGTCGCGAGAAGCTCATTCAGGCCAAGAAGAATCAAGACAAGGACATCGAACGTCAGAAACAGCTCATCGAGAAATTCCGCTACAAGGATTCAAAGGCCGCCTTTGCCCAGAGCTTGATCAAGAAACTCGACAAGCTTGAACGTATTGAGGTCGATGATTACCACCAGAAATCTGTGCGCTTCACCTTCCCTGAAGTCCCGCGTTCCGGTAAGGACGTTATCAAGCTTGAAGAAGTCGGTAAGAACTACTCTGATCGCTGGGTGCTCGAACATGTCGATTTCGAACTTCTCCGCGGGGATCGATGGGCCTTTGTTGGCCAGAACGGTCAAGGAAAAACTACGCTAGCTAAAATTATTGTTGGGGCCCTACGGGCCGATGCCGGAAATCGCAACCTCGGGACCAATGTTCATCTAGCCTATTACGCTCAAGATCAGGCCGAAAGTCTGGACCCCAATCAAACCGTATTGGAGTCTGTGGAGTCTGTTGCTCCCAACGATGTGCGACCTCGTGTCCGGGCCATGCTCGGAGCGTTTCTTTTTAGCGGCGAAACGGTCGACAAGAAGGTGTCTGTTCTCAGTGGTGGTGAGCGAGCTCGACTAGCTATGTGTCGGCTTTTGACTAAACCTGTCAATTTCTTGGTCCTCGATGAGCCAACCAACCACTTGGATATGATTTCCAAGGATGCCTTGAAGGAAGCGCTACTCACTTTTGAAGGGACTTTGCTCGTCGTTAGCCACGACCGCCATTTCTTGAAGGGGCTAACAGATAGAGTCCTTGAATTCAGTGATGGCTCGGTGAAACCCCACCTCGGAGATATTGAATATTTCCTTTCGGAGCGAAAGGCTTCCGATATGCGAGAAGTAGAGAAGCGGTCAGTTGAAGAAAAAGCCACTGTAGTAAAAGAGGCCGCAAAAAATGCCGGTCCATCTTATAAGGAGCGAAAGCAAATCCTTAGAAATTTGAGTAAGTGGGAAAAGAAAGTGGAAGAATTGTCATCGACGGTCAAAGAGATGGAAGCACGAATGACTTCGGATGAATTTGGAGCCCTCGACTTTTCGGAACAACAAAAGCACTACGTCCAGCACGAAGAATCAGTCTCAGCATTAGAAAAAGCTGAAGAAGAATGGACAATTTGGAGCATTAAGAGCGAAGAATTAACATAA
- a CDS encoding FAD-binding oxidoreductase codes for MKVLVVGQGLAGSCMALTLVDRGVEVHLADFQERNQSTSVAAGLVNPLVLKRMKKVWRADEFVPFQEQFYADWQERLGGYWRHSVPVYRRFHDIAEQNQWMEISGTAGFSEYLSPDLKPLPPGLQGAHGMGKVNHAGWFDTQAFMDAVRIYFSSLNRFKYVEIDESTSSDFDLVIWAIGVRAQSIGGFPTDALRPSKGELLRIRLEKPWRTKAIIKAGVFILPIGERELRIGATYDHFDLSPTISEKGQSYLEEQVRNLIDAPYEIIGREWGIRPTTKDRRPILGRSSQNERDVFFNGLGSRGVLMAPLLASELADHLLDGMGLRPDVDIARFY; via the coding sequence ATGAAGGTGCTCGTTGTTGGCCAGGGTTTGGCGGGTTCTTGTATGGCGCTCACTCTAGTCGATCGGGGTGTCGAGGTACATCTTGCAGACTTTCAAGAGCGAAATCAATCGACATCTGTCGCAGCAGGATTAGTGAATCCACTGGTCCTCAAGCGTATGAAAAAGGTTTGGCGGGCTGATGAATTCGTTCCTTTTCAGGAGCAGTTCTATGCTGATTGGCAGGAACGCCTAGGTGGGTATTGGCGACATAGTGTACCTGTTTATCGTCGCTTCCACGATATTGCCGAACAGAATCAATGGATGGAAATCAGCGGTACTGCAGGATTCAGTGAGTACTTGAGCCCTGATCTTAAGCCACTGCCGCCAGGGCTACAGGGAGCTCATGGTATGGGCAAAGTTAATCATGCCGGATGGTTCGATACACAGGCCTTCATGGATGCGGTGCGCATTTACTTCTCCTCCTTGAATCGATTCAAGTATGTCGAAATCGACGAATCTACATCTTCTGACTTCGATTTAGTGATCTGGGCGATTGGGGTTCGCGCTCAATCAATCGGTGGTTTTCCTACAGATGCGCTTCGCCCGAGTAAAGGAGAACTTCTGAGGATTCGGCTCGAAAAACCGTGGAGGACCAAGGCGATCATCAAGGCTGGAGTTTTCATCTTACCCATAGGGGAGCGAGAACTCAGAATCGGCGCTACCTATGATCATTTTGATCTATCCCCTACCATTTCGGAAAAGGGGCAATCCTATTTAGAGGAGCAGGTCCGGAATCTCATTGACGCCCCATATGAAATCATCGGACGCGAGTGGGGCATTCGACCGACCACCAAGGATCGCCGCCCCATTCTAGGTAGATCTAGTCAAAATGAAAGAGACGTATTCTTCAATGGATTGGGAAGCCGCGGTGTACTTATGGCTCCACTGCTTGCCAGCGAACTTGCCGACCATTTGCTGGATGGGATGGGCCTACGGCCCGATGTTGACATTGCCCGATTCTACTGA
- the gldN gene encoding gliding motility protein GldN codes for MKSVKGFLVATMIGIASVASAQTVLDYNRQPTAEDDAVFIKHHFKENRVIPYHHLREADVMWMKRYWQKIDLKQKLNHPLYYPIVPIKDRKSLSEVLFQAVVNEGSITAYADDEFKRTLTPQEVSAKIFSVDSVQDFDINTGEPFWRLDTIKVESRDVLEYLLKEDWFFDKERSVMEVRILGICPVAYKENQATGQIEKEQLFWLWFPETRPVLANHETFNRMNDAERRTFDEIFHKRIFHSYITKENNVYDRLVYDYKRYSQMEQLLEAEKIKEEIRNFEHDLWEY; via the coding sequence ATGAAGTCAGTAAAAGGATTCTTAGTAGCCACCATGATCGGTATCGCCTCCGTTGCGAGTGCGCAGACCGTATTGGACTACAACCGACAGCCGACAGCTGAAGATGATGCGGTATTCATCAAGCATCACTTCAAAGAAAATCGCGTGATCCCTTATCACCACTTGCGTGAGGCGGATGTCATGTGGATGAAGCGCTATTGGCAAAAAATCGACTTGAAGCAGAAGCTGAATCACCCACTTTATTATCCGATCGTACCGATCAAGGATCGTAAGTCGCTTTCAGAAGTTTTGTTCCAAGCCGTAGTCAACGAAGGATCCATTACTGCTTATGCGGATGATGAATTCAAACGGACATTGACCCCGCAAGAAGTTTCGGCAAAGATCTTCTCTGTAGACAGTGTTCAGGATTTTGATATCAATACTGGAGAGCCGTTCTGGCGGTTGGATACCATTAAGGTAGAAAGCCGTGACGTCTTGGAGTATCTGCTTAAAGAAGACTGGTTCTTTGATAAAGAACGCTCCGTTATGGAAGTTCGGATTCTCGGAATTTGCCCTGTAGCGTACAAAGAGAATCAAGCGACAGGTCAGATTGAGAAAGAGCAGCTATTCTGGTTGTGGTTCCCGGAAACCCGCCCGGTACTCGCGAATCACGAAACCTTTAATCGAATGAATGACGCGGAGCGTCGCACATTTGATGAGATTTTCCATAAGCGCATTTTCCACAGCTACATTACAAAAGAGAATAACGTATATGACCGATTGGTTTATGATTACAAGCGCTATTCTCAAATGGAGCAACTCTTAGAAGCGGAGAAAATCAAAGAAGAGATTCGTAATTTCGAGCATGATCTCTGGGAATATTGA